One window from the genome of Amaranthus tricolor cultivar Red isolate AtriRed21 chromosome 9, ASM2621246v1, whole genome shotgun sequence encodes:
- the LOC130823176 gene encoding uncharacterized protein LOC130823176: protein MSFRQKQPEIVGKTLFEGKILTGKGLNQEVGLQRPENTHWSSHFRIFCNFITMFSPIVSVLDTLVLAKDDDVAKTQAILHAGSRFVNAMLLLRTTKTKIQKTRDEGWDSLESDVKSFCVKHDIDISSMDELSFSRDKFRVIGIVCLNPTSSSSNYNKEKILKMTTLYSDDYDDLDFVMNFSIDEQFSNLSSLSELSNTLVSSKLHQTYPTFYKLLKFGLMLLVFTTTVERVFSVMKIN from the exons ATGAGTTTTCGACAAAAACAACCCGAGATAGTTGGAAAAACATTATTTGAAGGTAAGATTTTGACTGGAAAGGGTTTAAATCAAGAAGTTGGTCTTCAAAGGCCTGAAAATACTCATTGGAGTTCTCATTTTAGAATATTTTGCAATTTCATTACTATGTTTTCTCCGATTGTTAGTGTGCTTGATACTCTTGTTCTTGCCAAGGATGATGATGTAGCTAAAACTCAAGCTATTTTACATG CGGGATCAAGATTTGTAAATGCTATGTTATTACTTCGCACAACTAAGACAAAAATACAGAAGACTAGAGATGAAGGTTGGGATTCTTTGGAGAGTGACGTAAAGTCTTTTTGTGTAAAACATGACATTGATATTTCTAGCATGGATGAGTTG TCGTTTTCCAGAGACAAGTTCAGAGTCATTggaattgtttgtttgaatcctACTAGTTCATCTTCCAACTATAATAAAGAAAAGATACTCAaaatgactacactttattccGATGATTATGATGATCTGGACTTTGTTATGAATTTCTCTATTGATGAGCAGTTTTCAAACTTGTCTTCTCTTAGCGAACTCTCCAATACATTAGTTAGTTCTAAGTTACATCAGACATACCCAACATTTTATAAgcttttgaagtttggtttaaTGTTGCTAGTATTTACAACAACAGTTGAAAGAGTCTTCTCAGTAATGAAGATAAATTAA
- the LOC130824093 gene encoding WD40 repeat-containing protein HOS15-like, producing the protein MSLLCTDVIHVCSASFDSTVKIWEVELGLLLIEAVYAIAFSPNGEFLASGTVDGSLYLWSVRDGKVMTKYFGNYGAIYDIAWNKEGSKVSACFASKVVCVLDFSIYRNCTICLSSNGRIKLLIRVQSTNMLTLIQLELYI; encoded by the exons ATGAGTTTACTGTGCACTGATGTAATTCATGTTTGCAGTGCATCTTTTGACTCCACTGTGAAAATCTGGGAAGTAGAGCTTGGGCTCCTACTGAT AGAAGCTGTGTATGCAATTGCATTCAGTCCAAATGGTGAATTTCTAGCAAGCGGTACTGTGGATGGATCTTTGTATCTGTGGTCTGTTAGGGACGGTAAAGTTATGACCAAATACTTTGGAAATTATGGGGCCATTTATGACATTGCTTGGAATAAGGAAGGGAGTAAGGTTTCTGCCTGTTTTGCCTCCAAAGTTGTGTGTGTTCTGGATTTCAGTATATACAGAAATTGTACGATTTGTCTCAGCTCAAATGGAAGGATTAAATTGCTAATTAGAGTACAAAGTACAAATATGTTAACACTCATTCAATTGGAATTGTACATATAA
- the LOC130824092 gene encoding cytochrome P450 81Q32-like codes for MEVKWLNPSLILLLLPLFIIKFIIQTHKKSPKLPPTPISLPFIGHLHLLKIPLHRTLQKLSQKHGPLISLKFGSRSVIIVSSASLAEECFTKNDMIFANRPLFLMGKYLGYNGNTMVTAPYGQHFRNLRKISLLQLLSTNRLNMTVSIRRDEMIAMIGKLNEGLNLGFGKVELKWGFRVLVFNVLLRMLAGKRYYGEDVVDLEEAKRFTDVIRQVLELAGASNPLDFVPVLRWIDYGGYIKRIKGLATETDGFLQALVDEHRSGAVGSDGEETLISRLILLQESDPEYYTDETIKGLILVLLVAGTDTTSTTMEWAMSLLLNNPNVLDKVKSEIDNEIGQHRLLEEANLPKLRYLQDVILETLRLFPAVPLLLPHLSSQECQISGYHIPQDTMLLVNVWAIHRDPTLWDEPEVFKPERFQTTEVDQCKLLPYGAGRRSCPGATLANRMVALALGSLIQCFDWKRVGDKEIDMTEGQGLNMPKAQSLEALCKARPIMRKILTSPQR; via the exons ATGGAGGTCAAATGGCTAAACCCATCTCTTATATTGCTATTATTACCTTTATTCATCATCAAATTCATAATTCAAACACACAAAAAATCACCTAAACTTCCTCCAACTCCAATTAGCCTTCCATTTATAGGCCATCTTCACCTTCTAAAAATACCACTTCACAGAACCCTCCAGAAACTTTCACAAAAACATGGTCCCTTAATATCTCTTAAATTTGGATCTCGTTCTGTAATCATAGTCTCATCTGCATCACTCGCAGAAGAATGTTTCACAAAAAACGATATGATTTTTGCTAATCGCCCACTTTTTCTTATGGGTAAATACCTTGGCTATAACGGCAATACAATGGTTACTGCTCCATATGGTCAACATTTCCGGAACTTGCGTAAGATCAGTTTACTCCAACTTTTATCAACTAATCGTCTTAATATGACAGTTAGTATCCGACGAGATGAAATGATTGCAATGATTGGGAAACTGAATGAGGGTTTGAATTTAGGGTTTGGTAAAGTGGAGCTGAAATGGGGTTTTCGGGTATTGGTTTTTAATGTGTTATTGAGAATGCTTGCTGGGAAAAGATATTATGGTGAAGATGTGGTGGATTTAGAGGAAGCAAAGAGGTTTACTGATGTAATTAGACAAGTTCTTGAGCTTGCAGGTGCTTCTAATCCTTTGGATTTTGTACCTGTGTTGAGATGGATTGATTATGGTGGGTATATAAAGAGGATTAAAGGACTTGCTACGGAAACTGATGGATTCTTGCAAGCTCTTGTGGATGAACATAGAAGTGGGGCAGTTGGGTCAGATGGTGAAGAAACTTTGATTAGTCGTTTGATTTTGTTGCAGGAATCAGATCCTGAGTACTATACTGATGAGACTATTAAAGGGCTTATATTA GTGTTGCTAGTTGCTGGGACTGACACTACTTCGACAACCATGGAATGGGCGATGTCACTACTACTAAACAATCCTAACGTTTTAGACAAGGTGAAATCCGAAATAGACAATGAAATCGGACAGCATCGTCTGTTGGAAGAGGCGAATCTTCCTAAATTACGATACCTTCAAGACGTCATTTTAGAGACACTAAGGCTCTTCCCTGCAGTTCCACTTCTGCTACCTCATTTGTCATCTCAGGAATGTCAAATAAGTGGTTATCATATACCGCAAGACACCATGTTGCTGGTCAATGTATGGGCTATTCATCGAGACCCAACTTTGTGGGATGAGCCTGAGGTGTTTAAGCCTGAGCGTTTTCAGACTACTGAGGTTGATCAATGTAAGTTGTTGCCTTACGGTGCAGGTAGGAGAAGTTGTCCTGGGGCGACATTGGCCAATAGAATGGTGGCTTTGGCTTTGGGATCGTTGATTCAGTGCTTTGATTGGAAAAGAGTCGGGGATAAGGAAATAGATATGACTGAAGGCCAAGGGCTTAACATGCCGAAAGCACAGTCTCTTGAGGCTCTGTGTAAAGCACGGCCTATCATGCGCAAAATTCTTACATCTCCACAAAGATGA
- the LOC130823177 gene encoding uncharacterized protein LOC130823177 → MGSHNTGSSMKLRRSTICIGGQSEGYGDRFGIKKNEVPINVNNKKTGTKGRASIPFDENKFKSIEKVKKTTLRSLSRAMGVSHTTVCRWKKKDEQTSNFTFNEMSNAVHIDEKLFYITRTQQTFYLTQDEIEPHREIQSKRFIPKIMFMCAVARPIFSSEGEMIFDGKIGIFPFTHEVAAQRSSKYSKRGEPETKPIQSITKDHTRDMIVHKILPAIRIKWPPHLSKTIFIQQDNAKPHILDDDEVFREVATLDGFNFHLVQQPPNSPDMNVLDLGFFRSIQSL, encoded by the exons ATGGGAAGCCACAACACGGGTTCATCAATGAAATTGCGAAGAAGTACGATTTGCATAGGAGGACAATCGGAAGGATATGGAGACAGATTCGGGATCAAAAAAAATGAAGTTCCAATTAATGTCAACAATAAGAAGACAGGGACCAAAGGAAGGGCATCAATCCCCTttgatgaaaacaaattcaaatcaattgaaaaagtGAAGAAGACAACTTTAAGATCACTGTCAAGGGCCATGGGAGTTAGCCACACCACAGTATGCAGATGGAAAAAAAAAG ATGAGCAAACAAGCAACTTCACATTTAATGAAATGTCAAATGCAGTCCACATTGATGAAAAATTGTTTTATATTACAAGGACACAACAAACATTTTATCTAACTCAAGATGAAATAGAGCCACATAGAGAAATCCAATCTAAAAGATTTATCCCCaagatcatgtttatgtgtgccGTTGCAAGACCAATCTTTTCTAGTGAAGGTGAGAtgatttttgatggaaagataggcaTTTTTCCTTTCACACATGAAGTGGCAgcacaaaggagttcaaaaTACAGTAAGAGAGGAGAGCCAGAGACcaaaccaatacaatcaatcactaaaGATCACACAAGAGACATGATTGTGCACAAGATACTACCAGCAATTAGAATTAAATGGCCACCACATTTAAGCAAAACAATTTTCATTCAACAGGACAATGCTAAACCACACATTTTAGATGATGATGAGGTGTTTAGAGAGGTGGCAACACTTGATGGATTTAACTTCCacttagtgcaacaacctcctaACTCACCGGATATGAATGTGCTTGACTTAGGGTTCTTTAGGTCAATACAATCTTTATAG